One region of Demequina sp. TMPB413 genomic DNA includes:
- the gatC gene encoding Asp-tRNA(Asn)/Glu-tRNA(Gln) amidotransferase subunit GatC, translating into MSTLSRADVARLATLARIDMSDSDLDRLSGQLAAIVDAVALVSEVAGQDVPATSHPIPMSNVHRADEVKPSLAPADALAAAPEAEDGRFRVPRILGEEA; encoded by the coding sequence ATGTCCACCCTCAGCCGCGCAGACGTCGCGCGACTGGCCACGCTCGCGCGCATCGACATGAGCGACAGCGACCTCGACCGTTTGTCAGGTCAGCTCGCCGCCATCGTCGACGCCGTCGCGCTCGTGTCCGAAGTCGCCGGTCAGGACGTCCCAGCCACTTCCCACCCGATCCCGATGAGCAACGTGCACCGCGCCGACGAGGTGAAGCCATCTCTGGCCCCCGCCGACGCCTTGGCCGCCGCCCCAGAGGCGGAGGACGGCCGTTTCCGCGTGCCACGCATCTTGGGGGAAGAAGCATGA
- a CDS encoding heavy metal translocating P-type ATPase — protein MTSHQANHHHDAPARADSPRESTGHASHDEAGGGHAHHTDHTGHAEMFRHLFWITLALSVPVIALSSSVEGWFGYDLPGSAWIPPTLGVVVFIVGGRPFLTMARDELSQRSPAMMTLISLAIVTAFAASAAATLGIGEMDFWWELAGLIVVMLLGHWQEMRAVGQAQGALAALAELLPDTAERVVDAEADGDANTGGGDPAPRTDTVPIADLVKGDVVLVRPGGRVPADGDIRSGEASMDESMITGESAPVRRRAGEHVVAGTVATDGSLRVEVTDVGEDTALAGIQRMVADAQESHTGTRRLADRAAAWLFYIALSAAILTLAVHVAIGEPTVGVTRAVTVLVIACPHALGLAIPLVVAISTSTAAKQGLLIKSLASLEQMRTIDTVLFDKTGTLTHGSHEVTEVALAQGEDRQRVVSLAAAVETDSEHPIGRAVVALAERENVAVRQAADVTTLPGVGVEGQVDGKKVAVGGPALMETSAVQVDDELARIAQQWSDKGGAVLYVVIDGALAGIFTTSDPVRTESRAAVSALKAEGIEVVLLTGDAQAVADAVAGELGIDRVYAQVKPDDKDQVVGELQREGKSVAMVGDGVNDAPALARADVGLAIGAGTDVAMEAADVVLATSDPRAVVSAVALSHATYRKMIQNLVWATAYNAVAVPVAAGVFSWAGITMPPAAAALAMSASTIVVALNAQLLRRVDLDPDNVIDREPAAPSPKKADALA, from the coding sequence ATGACCTCGCACCAGGCGAATCACCACCACGACGCCCCCGCTCGGGCCGATAGCCCCAGGGAGTCGACCGGTCACGCCAGTCACGACGAGGCTGGCGGCGGTCACGCACACCACACGGATCACACCGGCCACGCCGAGATGTTCCGGCACCTCTTCTGGATCACGCTCGCGCTGTCGGTTCCGGTGATCGCCCTGTCCTCTTCTGTCGAGGGCTGGTTCGGCTACGACCTTCCTGGTAGCGCCTGGATTCCGCCGACGCTGGGCGTCGTCGTCTTCATCGTCGGCGGCAGGCCGTTCCTGACCATGGCGCGCGACGAGTTGAGTCAGCGCAGCCCGGCGATGATGACCCTGATCTCCCTGGCGATCGTGACGGCCTTTGCGGCGTCGGCTGCGGCCACGCTCGGCATCGGCGAGATGGACTTTTGGTGGGAGCTCGCTGGCCTCATCGTGGTGATGTTGCTGGGGCACTGGCAAGAGATGCGCGCTGTGGGCCAGGCGCAAGGAGCGCTGGCCGCCCTTGCGGAGTTGCTCCCCGACACGGCCGAGCGCGTCGTGGACGCTGAAGCAGACGGCGACGCCAATACGGGTGGGGGCGACCCCGCACCCCGCACTGACACCGTCCCGATCGCCGACCTGGTCAAGGGAGACGTGGTGCTGGTGCGTCCAGGCGGGCGCGTGCCCGCAGACGGCGACATCCGCTCGGGCGAGGCCAGCATGGATGAGTCCATGATTACCGGCGAGTCCGCGCCGGTGCGGCGCCGTGCGGGCGAGCACGTCGTGGCAGGAACCGTTGCGACCGACGGCTCCTTGCGGGTCGAGGTCACCGACGTGGGCGAAGACACCGCATTGGCGGGGATCCAGCGCATGGTCGCAGATGCGCAGGAGTCGCACACGGGGACACGGCGGCTCGCAGACAGGGCTGCGGCCTGGCTGTTCTACATCGCGCTCAGCGCGGCCATCCTGACGCTCGCGGTTCACGTGGCGATAGGCGAGCCGACGGTTGGCGTCACCCGCGCGGTGACCGTCCTGGTCATCGCTTGCCCGCACGCGCTTGGCCTTGCCATTCCGCTCGTCGTGGCGATCTCCACCTCGACGGCTGCGAAGCAGGGCCTGCTCATCAAGTCGTTGGCCTCGCTCGAGCAGATGCGCACCATCGACACCGTGTTGTTCGACAAAACGGGCACGCTCACGCACGGCTCTCACGAAGTGACCGAGGTGGCGTTGGCTCAAGGCGAAGACCGGCAACGGGTGGTGTCCCTCGCCGCCGCTGTCGAGACCGACAGCGAGCATCCGATCGGCCGTGCCGTAGTCGCGCTGGCCGAGCGCGAGAACGTTGCCGTGCGCCAAGCGGCCGACGTCACCACCTTGCCAGGAGTCGGCGTCGAGGGTCAGGTGGATGGCAAGAAGGTCGCCGTCGGCGGACCCGCGCTGATGGAAACCTCCGCCGTACAGGTTGATGACGAACTGGCGCGCATCGCGCAACAGTGGAGCGACAAGGGCGGCGCGGTCCTCTACGTCGTCATCGACGGTGCGCTCGCGGGGATCTTCACCACCTCGGACCCCGTGAGGACAGAGTCGCGCGCGGCCGTCTCGGCACTGAAGGCGGAAGGCATCGAGGTGGTGCTGCTCACGGGGGACGCCCAAGCGGTCGCCGACGCCGTCGCGGGGGAGCTCGGAATCGATCGCGTCTACGCCCAGGTGAAGCCCGACGACAAAGACCAGGTCGTCGGCGAACTGCAGCGCGAAGGCAAGAGCGTCGCAATGGTGGGCGACGGCGTGAACGACGCTCCCGCCCTGGCGAGGGCCGACGTCGGCCTGGCCATCGGCGCGGGGACTGACGTGGCCATGGAGGCGGCCGACGTCGTGCTGGCGACGTCTGACCCGCGCGCCGTCGTCTCGGCGGTCGCGCTGTCGCATGCCACCTATCGGAAGATGATCCAGAACCTGGTGTGGGCCACCGCCTACAACGCGGTAGCGGTGCCCGTTGCCGCAGGAGTCTTCTCGTGGGCGGGTATCACGATGCCGCCAGCCGCTGCGGCGCTTGCCATGAGTGCGTCGACCATCGTCGTGGCGCTCAACGCGCAATTGCTGCGAAGGGTTGACCTCGACCCCGACAACGTCATTGACCGGGAGCCGGCCGCGCCGTCACCGAAGAAGGCCGACGCCCTCGCCTGA
- the gatA gene encoding Asp-tRNA(Asn)/Glu-tRNA(Gln) amidotransferase subunit GatA: protein MTDWTDPTQVTRASALEMADAMRAGSVTSVQLVQAHLDRIAAVDGPVHAFLYVNADEALATAAAVDADRAAGVELPLLAGVPIAIKDVLVTKGMPTTAGSKILEGWIPPYDATVTAKVRGARMPILGKTNMDEFAMGSSTEHSGYGPTHNPWDLERIPGGSGGGSSASLAAWETPLAIGSDTGGSIRQPAAVTGTVGVKPTYGGVSRYGAIALASSLDQLGPCARTVADTAALHEVMGGHDVMDATSLNEPVPSCLDAAREGAANGLAGVRVGVVKELGGEGYQAGVRQRFEESLDHLRALGAEIVEVSCPSFKYALGAYYLILPSEASSNLAKFDSVRFGLRVERDTIEKTMGATRAEGFGDEVKRRIILGTYALSAGYYDAYYGSAQKVRTLIQRDFAAAFEQADVLVSPTAPTTPFKLGERIDDPLAMYLNDVATIPANLAGIPGMSLPAGVAPEDGLPVGFQILAPAHEDARLYRVGAALEKALMAEWGGPLASTAPELEVTR, encoded by the coding sequence ATGACCGACTGGACCGATCCCACTCAGGTGACACGAGCGTCGGCGTTGGAAATGGCCGACGCCATGCGCGCAGGCTCCGTCACGTCAGTGCAGCTGGTGCAGGCTCACCTTGACCGCATCGCGGCGGTCGACGGCCCCGTGCACGCGTTCCTGTACGTCAATGCCGACGAGGCGCTCGCGACCGCTGCCGCCGTTGACGCCGACCGTGCCGCTGGGGTTGAACTCCCGCTGCTCGCTGGAGTGCCGATCGCCATCAAGGACGTGCTGGTCACCAAGGGCATGCCCACGACGGCTGGCTCCAAGATTCTCGAGGGCTGGATTCCGCCGTACGACGCGACCGTCACCGCGAAGGTGCGGGGCGCGCGGATGCCGATCCTTGGCAAGACCAACATGGACGAGTTCGCCATGGGCTCTTCTACGGAGCACAGCGGCTACGGCCCCACCCACAACCCGTGGGACCTTGAGCGCATCCCCGGCGGTTCAGGGGGCGGCTCCTCGGCTTCGCTCGCGGCGTGGGAGACCCCTCTCGCGATCGGCTCGGACACCGGCGGTTCGATCCGCCAGCCGGCCGCCGTCACCGGCACGGTTGGCGTGAAGCCCACCTACGGCGGGGTGAGCCGCTACGGCGCCATCGCCCTCGCGTCGTCGCTTGACCAACTGGGCCCCTGCGCGCGGACCGTTGCCGATACCGCGGCGCTCCACGAGGTCATGGGCGGGCACGACGTGATGGACGCCACGAGCCTCAACGAGCCGGTTCCCTCTTGTCTTGACGCCGCCCGCGAAGGTGCGGCCAACGGTTTGGCTGGCGTGCGCGTCGGCGTCGTGAAGGAGCTCGGCGGCGAGGGCTACCAGGCCGGCGTGCGCCAGCGTTTCGAGGAAAGCCTCGACCACCTGCGCGCCCTGGGCGCCGAGATCGTGGAGGTGAGCTGCCCGTCGTTCAAGTACGCGTTGGGCGCCTACTACCTGATCCTGCCCTCGGAGGCGTCGAGCAACCTCGCCAAGTTCGACTCGGTGCGTTTTGGCCTCAGGGTTGAGCGCGACACGATCGAGAAGACCATGGGCGCCACGCGCGCAGAGGGCTTCGGCGATGAGGTCAAGCGCCGCATCATCTTGGGCACCTATGCGCTGTCCGCCGGCTACTACGACGCGTACTACGGCTCGGCCCAGAAGGTGCGCACGCTGATTCAGCGCGACTTCGCGGCCGCGTTTGAGCAGGCTGACGTGCTGGTCAGCCCGACCGCCCCCACCACGCCGTTCAAGCTGGGGGAGCGCATCGACGACCCCTTGGCGATGTATCTCAACGACGTCGCCACGATCCCCGCCAACCTGGCCGGAATCCCTGGCATGTCGCTTCCCGCTGGCGTCGCGCCGGAGGACGGACTGCCGGTCGGCTTCCAGATCCTGGCGCCTGCGCACGAGGACGCGCGGCTGTACCGGGTTGGCGCCGCGCTCGAGAAGGCCCTGATGGCCGAATGGGGAGGCCCCTTGGCCTCGACGGCACCCGAGTTGGAGGTGACGCGATGA
- the gatB gene encoding Asp-tRNA(Asn)/Glu-tRNA(Gln) amidotransferase subunit GatB, which yields MSAATHLVGYDDAMKAFDPVFGIEVHVELNTKTKMFCGCENTFGNEPNTQVCPVCLGLPGSMPVTNAKAVESAIRLGLALGCSIRESSRFARKNYFYPDLAKDYQISQYDEPTSYDGELEVVLDDGTVVMIGIERAHMEEDAGKNTHVGGTGGIQGADYSLVDYNRGGVPLVEIVTKPIEGMGERTAEVARAYVATIRDIVRALGISDGRMEQGRLRADVNLSLRPKAADGEDQSAVPFGKRSETKNINSLRAVERSIHYEAGRQAALLLAGQPVVQETRHWHEDTSSTTPGRSKEEAEEYRYFPEPDLLPVEPSREWIEELRATLPEHPAKMRARLREEWGFSDLEMRDAVAADALTLIADTVAAGAAPQAARKWWMGELARTANEQDVTLPELPVTPGQIAELQGLVDEGKINDKLARQVLEGVLAGEGSPAEVVASRGLAVVSDDSALEAAVDEALASQPEVLDKIREGKVQAAGAIVGAVMKATRGQADAGRVREIILARAGVEG from the coding sequence ATGAGCGCGGCCACGCACCTCGTCGGCTACGACGACGCTATGAAGGCTTTTGACCCGGTGTTCGGCATCGAGGTCCACGTGGAACTCAACACCAAGACCAAGATGTTCTGCGGTTGCGAGAACACCTTCGGCAACGAGCCCAACACCCAGGTATGCCCCGTTTGCCTCGGTCTACCAGGGTCGATGCCCGTCACCAATGCGAAGGCCGTCGAGTCGGCCATCCGTCTTGGGCTTGCGCTCGGCTGCTCGATTCGCGAGTCGAGCCGCTTCGCACGCAAGAACTACTTCTACCCTGACCTGGCGAAGGACTACCAGATCAGCCAGTACGACGAGCCCACCAGTTACGACGGTGAACTCGAGGTGGTGCTCGACGACGGCACGGTGGTGATGATCGGCATCGAGCGCGCCCACATGGAAGAGGACGCCGGCAAGAACACCCACGTGGGCGGCACCGGCGGCATTCAGGGCGCCGACTACTCGTTGGTGGATTACAACCGTGGCGGCGTGCCGCTCGTGGAGATCGTCACCAAGCCCATCGAGGGCATGGGAGAGCGTACCGCCGAGGTGGCGCGCGCGTACGTCGCCACCATCCGCGACATCGTGCGTGCCCTTGGCATTTCCGACGGCCGCATGGAGCAGGGTCGTTTGCGTGCGGATGTCAACCTGTCGCTGCGTCCCAAAGCGGCCGACGGTGAAGACCAGTCCGCGGTGCCGTTTGGCAAGCGCTCGGAGACCAAGAACATCAACTCGTTGCGCGCCGTCGAGCGTTCGATTCACTACGAGGCAGGGCGCCAGGCTGCACTCTTGCTCGCGGGCCAACCCGTGGTGCAAGAGACGCGTCACTGGCACGAGGACACGTCCTCGACCACGCCGGGCCGCTCGAAGGAGGAGGCCGAGGAGTATCGCTACTTCCCTGAGCCGGACCTGCTTCCCGTCGAGCCCTCGCGCGAGTGGATTGAGGAATTGCGGGCCACCTTGCCGGAGCACCCGGCCAAGATGCGGGCGCGGTTGCGCGAGGAATGGGGTTTCAGCGACCTCGAGATGCGCGACGCGGTCGCGGCCGACGCGCTGACCCTGATCGCCGACACGGTTGCCGCTGGCGCGGCACCTCAGGCGGCGCGCAAGTGGTGGATGGGCGAACTTGCCCGCACCGCGAACGAGCAGGATGTGACACTGCCAGAGCTGCCGGTCACCCCCGGTCAGATTGCCGAGCTCCAGGGCCTCGTGGACGAGGGCAAGATCAACGACAAACTCGCGCGTCAGGTGCTCGAGGGCGTGCTCGCGGGCGAGGGATCGCCAGCCGAGGTGGTCGCGTCGCGAGGGCTGGCGGTTGTCTCAGACGACTCTGCGCTCGAGGCGGCCGTTGACGAGGCTCTGGCATCGCAACCCGAGGTGCTCGACAAGATTCGCGAGGGCAAGGTACAGGCCGCTGGCGCGATCGTCGGCGCGGTCATGAAGGCCACGCGCGGACAGGCCGACGCCGGTCGAGTGCGAGAGATCATCCTGGCGAGGGCTGGCGTCGAGGGCTGA
- the mmsA gene encoding multiple monosaccharide ABC transporter ATP-binding protein — MSDLILKMKDIVKEFSGVRALDGVSLDVQRGEVHGICGENGAGKSTLMKVLSGVYPHGTYEGHIEFDGKPVEFRSINDSEHSGIVIIHQELALSPYLSIAENIFLGNERASRGIVDWHETNAQATQLLERVGLKEEVTTQVLHLGVGKQQLVEIAKALSKDVKLLILDEPTAALNDDDSAHLLDLIRGLRDEGITCIIISHKLAEIRAIADTITVIRDGETVDNFSMSDKDNSESRLIKSMVGRPLDNLFPPRTPNIGEEVFRVENWNAYHPVDTSRKVVKDASFYVRAGEVVGFAGLMGAGRTELAMSLFGRQYGTKVSGKVLRRGKEISTRSVNDAIANGVAYVTEDRKRFGLNLIATIAANITGANMAGVSNYGVIDLHDEIAVAEKYRDSLSIKTDTVTKAVGTLSGGNQQKVVLSKWLNTTPEVLILDEPTRGVDVGAKYEIYGIINKLASEGKAIVVISSELPELLGLSDRIYTISEGRITGDVPREEATQERLMQLMTAGEK, encoded by the coding sequence GTGTCGGATCTCATCTTGAAGATGAAGGACATCGTTAAGGAGTTCTCCGGAGTACGCGCGCTCGACGGCGTATCTCTCGATGTCCAACGCGGCGAGGTGCATGGCATCTGCGGCGAAAACGGCGCCGGAAAGTCGACGCTGATGAAGGTGCTCTCGGGTGTGTACCCGCACGGCACCTACGAGGGTCACATCGAGTTCGACGGCAAGCCCGTGGAGTTCCGCTCGATTAATGACTCCGAGCACTCTGGAATCGTCATCATCCACCAGGAGCTGGCGCTCTCCCCCTACTTGTCGATCGCAGAGAACATCTTCCTCGGCAACGAGCGCGCCTCGCGCGGCATCGTCGACTGGCACGAGACCAACGCGCAAGCAACGCAACTCCTCGAGCGCGTCGGCCTCAAGGAAGAAGTCACCACCCAGGTGCTGCACCTCGGGGTGGGCAAGCAGCAGCTCGTGGAGATCGCCAAGGCGCTGTCGAAAGACGTCAAGCTCCTCATCCTTGATGAGCCGACCGCCGCGCTGAACGATGACGACTCTGCCCACCTGCTGGACCTCATTAGGGGCCTCAGGGACGAAGGCATCACCTGCATCATCATTTCCCACAAGCTTGCGGAGATCCGCGCGATCGCCGACACGATTACCGTCATCCGCGACGGCGAGACGGTCGACAACTTCAGCATGTCCGACAAGGACAACTCGGAGTCTCGCCTGATCAAGTCCATGGTGGGACGCCCGCTCGACAACCTGTTCCCGCCGCGCACGCCCAACATCGGCGAAGAAGTCTTCAGGGTTGAGAACTGGAACGCCTATCACCCCGTCGACACGAGCCGCAAGGTTGTCAAGGACGCGTCGTTCTACGTGCGCGCAGGCGAAGTGGTCGGCTTTGCAGGACTCATGGGTGCCGGGCGCACTGAACTCGCGATGAGTCTCTTTGGTCGCCAGTACGGCACCAAGGTCTCAGGCAAGGTGCTGCGCCGGGGCAAGGAGATCTCCACGCGCTCGGTGAACGACGCGATCGCCAACGGCGTCGCATACGTGACCGAGGACCGCAAGCGATTCGGTCTCAACCTCATCGCCACCATCGCCGCCAACATCACGGGCGCGAACATGGCTGGCGTATCGAATTACGGCGTCATCGACCTCCACGACGAGATCGCGGTCGCAGAGAAGTACCGCGACTCGCTCAGCATCAAGACGGACACCGTCACCAAGGCCGTCGGCACGCTGTCGGGCGGCAATCAGCAGAAGGTGGTGCTGTCCAAGTGGCTGAACACCACGCCGGAGGTGCTGATTCTCGACGAGCCGACTCGCGGCGTTGACGTGGGCGCGAAGTACGAGATCTACGGAATCATCAACAAGCTCGCCTCAGAGGGCAAGGCGATCGTGGTGATCTCGTCGGAGCTTCCAGAGCTCTTGGGTCTCTCTGATCGCATCTACACGATCTCAGAGGGACGCATCACAGGGGATGTGCCTCGCGAAGAGGCAACACAAGAACGACTTATGCAACTTATGACGGCGGGAGAGAAATAG
- the mmsB gene encoding multiple monosaccharide ABC transporter permease, producing MSEASTTNETTKRKPSLNINARDYGLLAALAVIVALFQFWFTDGKLLLPANFNNLISQNAYVVILAIGMVMVIIAGHIDLSVGSLVAMIGAVSALAIMEWDQPVWVAILISLLVGAVVGAWQGFWVAFVRVPAFIVTLAGMLIYRGLAIIFLTGGTIGGLPNSYVSIGGRWVPDWFGTVNDLDVFTMLIGILGAVGYVVSQFVSRAKLNARDLPTESQPVFFGKMILVSAAMLYFAYLLASHNGTPYVLILLGVLVLTYSFVLNRTVFGRHIYAMGGNRFAAMMSGVKTKWVDFFIFVNIGTLAAVAAIVTTSRAGAAQSGAGNFYELDAIASVFIGGAAVQGGVGKISGAVIGALVMGVLNQGLSIMGVDSAWQQVIKGLVLLAAVAFDVMNRRRSGTA from the coding sequence ATGTCAGAGGCATCGACAACGAACGAGACGACGAAGCGCAAGCCGTCGCTCAACATCAACGCACGCGATTACGGCCTGTTGGCCGCTCTCGCTGTGATCGTCGCCCTGTTCCAATTCTGGTTCACGGACGGCAAACTGCTCTTGCCAGCCAACTTCAACAACCTGATCAGCCAGAACGCTTACGTGGTGATCCTCGCCATCGGCATGGTGATGGTCATCATCGCCGGCCACATCGACCTCTCGGTCGGGTCGCTCGTAGCCATGATCGGCGCGGTCTCGGCGCTGGCCATCATGGAGTGGGACCAGCCCGTCTGGGTTGCGATCCTCATCTCGCTCCTGGTGGGCGCGGTTGTGGGTGCGTGGCAAGGGTTCTGGGTAGCGTTTGTGAGAGTCCCAGCGTTTATCGTGACGCTGGCAGGCATGCTCATCTACCGCGGTCTCGCCATCATCTTCCTGACTGGCGGCACCATCGGCGGTCTGCCCAACAGCTACGTCTCCATCGGTGGCCGCTGGGTTCCTGACTGGTTCGGCACCGTGAACGATCTCGACGTCTTCACGATGCTCATCGGTATCCTCGGCGCCGTCGGCTACGTGGTCTCGCAGTTTGTTTCGCGCGCCAAGCTCAACGCACGCGATCTGCCCACGGAGTCGCAGCCGGTGTTCTTCGGCAAGATGATCCTGGTCTCTGCTGCCATGCTGTACTTCGCGTACCTGCTTGCGAGCCACAACGGCACGCCGTACGTGCTGATCCTGCTGGGCGTGCTGGTGCTCACCTACTCGTTCGTGCTGAACCGCACCGTGTTCGGCCGTCACATCTACGCCATGGGTGGCAACCGCTTCGCGGCGATGATGTCCGGTGTGAAGACCAAGTGGGTCGACTTCTTCATCTTCGTGAACATCGGCACGCTTGCCGCCGTTGCGGCGATCGTGACGACGTCCCGCGCGGGTGCCGCTCAGTCAGGCGCCGGTAACTTCTACGAGTTGGATGCCATTGCCTCCGTATTCATCGGTGGCGCCGCCGTCCAGGGTGGTGTTGGCAAGATCTCCGGTGCTGTGATTGGTGCCCTTGTCATGGGCGTGCTCAACCAGGGCCTGTCCATCATGGGCGTCGACTCCGCATGGCAGCAGGTCATCAAGGGCCTCGTGTTGCTCGCTGCTGTCGCGTTCGACGTCATGAACCGTCGCCGCTCCGGCACCGCCTAA
- a CDS encoding ROK family protein gives MWRHDIVTEADPLAGSGASSTTISRTLSAGRGSRVDATRRHNLSTILTAVHHHPGMSRAELTRQTGLNRSTVGVLVAELADLGLVREVAPAEHSSRGRPSPHVYPRTEVTVLAVNPDLDAVTIGLVGLGGTLHRRVRHEWKHAPTVDDTVEVVSRTFRELLAEADPNTVVLGAGVAVPGLIRSEGSFVVRAPHLDWTDVPLGDLFAEALRVPVVIRNDARVATIAESVFGAGRGVRDVVYINGSPSGIGGGAVVDGITLRGHAGFGGEMGHTTVAGGREQCHCGRKGCLETEVSLARLLAALGRDSVDLVDLDDELARAGADPTIRAEIQRQLGVLAGTIGNVISIFNPELVVLAGFLGSLYATAPTLLDNAVAKDSFAQIWAGTRIERAQLGGRVHLVGAAELAFLPLLRDPASFSKMSGEGVGLLR, from the coding sequence ATCTGGAGGCACGACATCGTCACGGAAGCCGACCCCCTCGCGGGCTCGGGAGCATCATCAACGACGATCTCGCGCACCCTTTCGGCAGGTCGTGGTAGCCGCGTCGACGCGACGCGGCGCCACAACCTGTCGACCATCCTTACCGCCGTGCACCACCACCCTGGGATGTCCAGGGCGGAGTTGACGCGGCAGACGGGGCTCAACCGGTCGACCGTCGGCGTGCTGGTTGCCGAACTGGCCGACCTTGGCCTCGTCAGGGAGGTCGCCCCCGCAGAGCACTCCTCGCGGGGACGGCCCAGCCCACACGTCTACCCACGCACCGAGGTCACGGTCCTTGCGGTCAACCCCGACCTCGACGCCGTGACCATCGGGCTCGTCGGCTTGGGTGGCACTCTGCATCGTCGCGTGCGCCACGAATGGAAGCACGCCCCTACCGTCGATGACACCGTCGAGGTGGTCTCACGCACGTTCCGCGAGTTGTTAGCAGAGGCGGACCCCAACACTGTCGTCCTCGGAGCCGGGGTGGCCGTCCCTGGCCTCATCCGCTCAGAAGGCTCGTTCGTGGTGCGTGCGCCTCACCTCGATTGGACCGATGTGCCACTCGGGGATCTGTTCGCAGAAGCGCTTCGAGTGCCGGTGGTGATTCGCAACGACGCAAGGGTGGCCACGATCGCCGAATCGGTGTTCGGCGCCGGCCGCGGAGTGCGAGACGTGGTCTACATCAACGGCTCGCCCTCCGGTATCGGTGGCGGAGCGGTGGTCGATGGCATCACCCTGAGGGGCCACGCCGGCTTTGGCGGCGAGATGGGCCACACCACCGTCGCAGGCGGCCGCGAGCAGTGCCACTGCGGACGGAAGGGATGCCTCGAGACAGAGGTCAGCCTCGCACGGCTTCTCGCCGCGCTCGGGCGCGACAGTGTCGACCTCGTCGACCTCGATGACGAGCTGGCGAGGGCTGGCGCCGACCCCACGATCCGCGCAGAGATCCAGCGTCAGCTCGGCGTGCTTGCCGGCACCATCGGAAACGTCATCTCGATCTTCAACCCAGAGCTCGTGGTGCTAGCTGGCTTCCTTGGCTCCCTCTACGCGACGGCTCCGACGCTGCTCGACAACGCCGTGGCCAAGGACTCCTTCGCGCAGATCTGGGCGGGAACTCGGATCGAGCGGGCCCAACTGGGCGGCCGCGTGCACCTCGTTGGCGCCGCAGAACTCGCCTTCCTCCCGCTGCTGCGGGACCCGGCGTCGTTCTCCAAGATGTCAGGCGAGGGCGTCGGCCTTCTTCGGTGA
- a CDS encoding polysaccharide deacetylase family protein — protein MSLTTQPVRAAAGEGLVCALTFDDGPNGEDTLALLDMLATRRIRAVFAVIGEQIQAPGGVEMLRRTVADGHVLCNHSTSFADMGEWDADAVRTDMLENLAIIGQALDDADAVVPFWRAPNGSWGVTAQVAVELGMQPLDVANTIEDWIDQDVDLLEARLREAVTPGELVLVHDGGGNRAGSVAAVQRVVDEKLAQGWVFTLPLGAE, from the coding sequence ATGTCGCTGACGACGCAGCCGGTGCGGGCCGCAGCAGGAGAAGGCCTGGTGTGCGCCCTCACGTTCGATGATGGCCCCAACGGCGAGGACACTCTGGCGCTCTTGGACATGCTGGCCACCCGCCGCATTCGCGCCGTGTTCGCCGTGATTGGCGAGCAGATCCAGGCGCCAGGCGGAGTCGAGATGCTGCGGCGTACCGTCGCCGACGGTCACGTGCTGTGCAACCACTCGACCTCGTTCGCGGATATGGGGGAGTGGGACGCCGACGCCGTGCGCACCGACATGCTGGAAAACCTGGCGATCATCGGGCAGGCATTGGACGACGCCGACGCCGTGGTGCCGTTCTGGCGCGCCCCCAACGGGAGCTGGGGAGTCACTGCGCAGGTGGCGGTTGAGTTGGGCATGCAGCCGCTCGACGTGGCCAACACGATCGAGGATTGGATCGACCAGGACGTGGACCTCTTGGAGGCTCGCTTGCGCGAAGCGGTGACGCCGGGCGAGTTGGTGCTCGTGCACGACGGCGGCGGGAACCGCGCGGGCAGCGTCGCCGCAGTGCAGCGCGTCGTGGACGAGAAGCTCGCACAGGGATGGGTGTTCACGCTTCCGCTCGGCGCCGAGTAG